A stretch of the Deltaproteobacteria bacterium genome encodes the following:
- a CDS encoding RES family NAD+ phosphorylase: MKEPVKLTSYQGNVFRNIAGLDPSLELTNDIAPSQTAQEVLKKFYYDDPQMVAVQSPIERILQRSICQMIQEEISKKFKPGNWYASRFSNGSWGVLYTAESEVTALKEALYHAKNHFYKEELERNGFLEITRRVIHLYAQSKYCGDLIRHKVLNHRKLVSKDSSGYPYCQKLAEHFHSKGAQILRAPSARDEKGFGVPIFNKEAIQKDFGHLKYVKCELKKNSVKVFPEGETYKLD; the protein is encoded by the coding sequence ATGAAAGAACCCGTTAAACTTACTTCTTACCAGGGTAATGTTTTTCGTAATATTGCTGGCCTTGATCCAAGCCTGGAACTTACCAATGACATCGCGCCTTCTCAAACAGCGCAGGAAGTCTTAAAGAAATTTTACTACGATGATCCTCAAATGGTTGCCGTTCAATCTCCTATCGAAAGGATTTTGCAAAGATCTATTTGTCAAATGATCCAAGAGGAAATTTCTAAGAAGTTTAAACCTGGAAATTGGTATGCCTCGCGTTTTTCGAATGGAAGCTGGGGAGTGCTTTATACAGCAGAATCAGAAGTCACGGCTTTAAAAGAGGCTCTTTATCACGCCAAAAATCATTTTTATAAAGAAGAGCTAGAAAGAAATGGTTTTTTAGAAATTACCCGCAGGGTGATACATTTATATGCACAATCGAAATATTGTGGAGATTTGATCCGTCATAAGGTTCTCAATCATCGCAAACTCGTTTCCAAAGATTCTTCTGGATATCCTTATTGTCAAAAACTGGCCGAACATTTTCATTCAAAAGGAGCACAGATATTAAGAGCACCATCGGCACGGGATGAAAAAGGCTTTGGGGTTCCTATTTTTAATAAAGAGGCCATCCAAAAAGATTTTGGTCATCTAAAATATGTAAAATGTGAACTAAAGAAAAACAGTGTGAAAGTATTTCCAGAAGGAGAAACTTACAAACTAGATTAA